In Ananas comosus cultivar F153 linkage group 10, ASM154086v1, whole genome shotgun sequence, the following proteins share a genomic window:
- the LOC109716046 gene encoding uncharacterized protein LOC109716046 isoform X1 yields the protein MSFLRHSLSSRVDLLSAKHLRLGRSLQRGEGELHFEIDPKLDFLFPARSRPTHLRLYWDRHFHLRLSKNSAARLLLGFHACIGSGSERLLPEWYSEKGRVTATDVLAVEWIQSGVVHYGATVSYFGFFSDGNEFLLQEL from the exons ATGTCCTTCCTGCGGCATTCTCTCTCATCTCGTGTCGATCTCCTCTCCGCAAAACATCTTCGCCTAGGTCGATCTCTGCAGAGGGGAGAAGGTgaactccattttgaaattgatCCAAAGCTTGATTTCCTTTTTCCTGCTAGATCTCGCCCTACACACCTTCGCCTCTATTGGGATCGCCATTTCCATCTACGTCTAAGCAAGAATA GTGCTGCAAGACTTCTTCTAGGCTTTCATGCGTGTATAGGAAGCGGAAGTGAAAGGTTACTGCCTGAATGGTACTCTGAAAAAG GAAGGGTTACTGCTACAGATGTTTTGGCTGTAGAATGGATTCAAAGTGGAGTTGTCCACTATGGTGCAACTGTCTCATACTTTGGCTTTTTTAGCGATGGTAACGAGTTCTTACTCCAGGAGTTGTAG
- the LOC109716046 gene encoding uncharacterized protein LOC109716046 isoform X2, whose protein sequence is MSFLRHSLSSRVDLLSAKHLRLGRSLQRGEGAARLLLGFHACIGSGSERLLPEWYSEKGRVTATDVLAVEWIQSGVVHYGATVSYFGFFSDGNEFLLQEL, encoded by the exons ATGTCCTTCCTGCGGCATTCTCTCTCATCTCGTGTCGATCTCCTCTCCGCAAAACATCTTCGCCTAGGTCGATCTCTGCAGAGGGGAGAAG GTGCTGCAAGACTTCTTCTAGGCTTTCATGCGTGTATAGGAAGCGGAAGTGAAAGGTTACTGCCTGAATGGTACTCTGAAAAAG GAAGGGTTACTGCTACAGATGTTTTGGCTGTAGAATGGATTCAAAGTGGAGTTGTCCACTATGGTGCAACTGTCTCATACTTTGGCTTTTTTAGCGATGGTAACGAGTTCTTACTCCAGGAGTTGTAG
- the LOC109716045 gene encoding extended synaptotagmin-1 isoform X1: MQLGFDWDTNEMSVMFLAKLAKPLIGAARIVINSIHIKGDLLLIPILDGQALLYSFESTPEVRVGVAFGSGGSDTLPATELPGVSTWLVKLFTETLNKTMVEPRRQCFPLPPVDLRKKAVGGVISVTVISASNVGRNTIKSNNSESPQRSMLGSSKVNGSFRNKVLQTFIEVEIGDLMRKTSISAGSDPIWNSTFNMVLHGDSGVVRFHLYECDSTSIKYNYITSCEIKLKYVLDDSTIFWAIGNGSGVIAKHAEDCGKEVGIVVPFEDSNFGELTVSLVLKEWQFSDGSISLGNSVISRSQPSFYGSPNLQLRTGRKLKVAVAEGRNLFVKEKSGKCDPYVKLQYGKTLYRTKALSHTLFPVWNQKFEFDEIAGGEYLMIKCLSSEIFGDENIGSARVNLEGISEDSCRDVWVPLEKVSSGEIRLQIEAVKNEDNEGPKNSATSYGSGWIELVLIEARDLVAADLRGTSDPYVRVQYGNTKKRTKVVHKTLNPHWNQTLEFPDTGKPLVLYVKDHNAVLPTSSIGHCTVEYQGLAPNQTADKWIPLQGVRSGEIHVQVTRKIPELEKKITIETDSSPLTKGHTVSVQMRDLLKKLGGFVEDGDLEGLSLALSEVETVEDAQEEYILQLEREKALLLSKVSELDHEISRTSSSPANILF, translated from the exons ATGCAGCTGGGATTTGATTGGGATACCAATGAGATGAGCGTGATGTTCTTGGCAAAGTTGGCAAAGCCGCTGATCGGGGCTGCCCGCATTGTCATAAACAGCATTCACATAAAGGGAGAT CTGCTTTTGATACCAATTCTTGATGGCCAAGCACTGCTCTACTCTTTTGAGTCCACTCCTGAGGTCAGAGTTGGTGTTGCATTTGGAAGCGGTGGAAGCGATACACTTCCGGCCACAGAACTACCTGGTGTTTCAACATGGTTG GTGAAGCTTTTTACTGAAACCTTGAATAAAACAATGGTTGAGCCTCGCCGCCAATGTTTTCCTTTACCACCGGTAGATCTAAGGAAAAAGGCTGTTGGAGGTGTTATTTCTGTTACCGTGATTTCCGCTAGTAATGTGGGCAGGAATACCATAAAAAGTAACAACTCCGAAAGTCCTCAGCGTTCAATGCTAGGCAGTTCTAAGGTTAATGGGAGCTTCAGAAATAAGGTGTTGCAGACATTTATTGAAGTAGAAATCGGTGATTTAATGAGAAAAACAAGTATCAGTGCTGGTTCAGACCCCATATGGAATTCGACCTTTAACATGGTATTGCATGGAGATTCAGGAGTTGTTAGATTTCACCTTTATGAGTGTGATTCAACCAGCATCAAATATAATTACATAACCAGCTGTGAGATAAAG CTGAAGTATGTCTTAGACGATTCGACAATATTTTGGGCAATAGGAAATGGATCTGGTGTAATAGCAAAACATGCCGAGGATTGTGGAAAGGAAGTTGGAATTGTCGTTCCATTTGAGGATAGTAATTTTGGAGAG TTGACTGTGAGCCTTGTACTAAAAGAATGGCAATTTTCTGATG GTTCGATCAGCTTGGGTAACTCTGTCATAAGCAGATCTCAACCTTCCTTTTACGGTTCACCAAATCTTCAATTGAGGACTGGGAGGAAATTGAAAGTTGCAGTAGCGGAAGGTAGGAATCtatttgtgaaggaaaaatcCGGAAAATGCGACCCCTATGTAAAACTCCAATATGGAAAG ACTCTCTACAGAACAAAGGCGCTCTCTCATACCTTGTTTCCTGTTTGGAACcaaaaatttgagtttgatgAAATAGCAGGCGGTGAGTATCTCATGATCAAATGCCTAAGTTCAGAAATCTTTGGTGATGAGAACATTGGAAGTGCTCGAGTGAACTTGGAGGGGATTTCGGAAGATTCTTGTCGAGATGTGTGGGTTCCCCTTGAAAAAGTGAGCTCGGGTGAGATAAGGCTCCAGATAGAGGCTGTAAAGAACGAGGACAATGAAGGACCGAAG AATTCAGCTACCAGTTACGGAAGTGGCTGGATCGAGCTAGTCCTCATTGAAGCTAGAGACCTTGTCGCTGCTGATTTAAGAGGAACTAGTGATCCTTACGTGAGAGTGCAATATGGGAATACAAAGAAACGGACTAAG GTGGTGCACAAGACACTTAATCCGCATTGGAACCAAACCCTTGAGTTTCCCGACACAGGGAAACCTTTGGTCCTATATGTGAAAGATCATAATGCCGTACTACCAACCTCAAGTATAGGCCATTGCACTGTTGAATATCAGGGGCTGGCCCCAAACCAGACAGCCGACAAATGGATACCGCTTCAAGGCGTAAGAAGTGGAGAGATTCATGTGCAAGTTACAAGAAAAATTCCAGAACTAGAGAAGAAAATCACCATAGAGACCGATAGTTCTCCATTAACCAAAGGTCATACGGTGTCGGTGCAG ATGAGAGATCTATTAAAGAAACTGGGAGGCTTCGTGGAGGATGGTGATCTCGAGGGGCTGTCTCTGGCGCTGAGTGAAGTTGAAACTGTCGAGGACGCCCAGGAGGAATACATTCTTCAGCTTGAGAGGGAGAAGGCATTACTACTTAGTAAGGTTAGCGAACTCGACCACGAGATCAGTAGGACTTCGTCGAGCCCTGCAAACATACTATTCTGA
- the LOC109716045 gene encoding extended synaptotagmin-1 isoform X2: MVKLFTETLNKTMVEPRRQCFPLPPVDLRKKAVGGVISVTVISASNVGRNTIKSNNSESPQRSMLGSSKVNGSFRNKVLQTFIEVEIGDLMRKTSISAGSDPIWNSTFNMVLHGDSGVVRFHLYECDSTSIKYNYITSCEIKLKYVLDDSTIFWAIGNGSGVIAKHAEDCGKEVGIVVPFEDSNFGELTVSLVLKEWQFSDGSISLGNSVISRSQPSFYGSPNLQLRTGRKLKVAVAEGRNLFVKEKSGKCDPYVKLQYGKTLYRTKALSHTLFPVWNQKFEFDEIAGGEYLMIKCLSSEIFGDENIGSARVNLEGISEDSCRDVWVPLEKVSSGEIRLQIEAVKNEDNEGPKNSATSYGSGWIELVLIEARDLVAADLRGTSDPYVRVQYGNTKKRTKVVHKTLNPHWNQTLEFPDTGKPLVLYVKDHNAVLPTSSIGHCTVEYQGLAPNQTADKWIPLQGVRSGEIHVQVTRKIPELEKKITIETDSSPLTKGHTVSVQMRDLLKKLGGFVEDGDLEGLSLALSEVETVEDAQEEYILQLEREKALLLSKVSELDHEISRTSSSPANILF, from the exons ATG GTGAAGCTTTTTACTGAAACCTTGAATAAAACAATGGTTGAGCCTCGCCGCCAATGTTTTCCTTTACCACCGGTAGATCTAAGGAAAAAGGCTGTTGGAGGTGTTATTTCTGTTACCGTGATTTCCGCTAGTAATGTGGGCAGGAATACCATAAAAAGTAACAACTCCGAAAGTCCTCAGCGTTCAATGCTAGGCAGTTCTAAGGTTAATGGGAGCTTCAGAAATAAGGTGTTGCAGACATTTATTGAAGTAGAAATCGGTGATTTAATGAGAAAAACAAGTATCAGTGCTGGTTCAGACCCCATATGGAATTCGACCTTTAACATGGTATTGCATGGAGATTCAGGAGTTGTTAGATTTCACCTTTATGAGTGTGATTCAACCAGCATCAAATATAATTACATAACCAGCTGTGAGATAAAG CTGAAGTATGTCTTAGACGATTCGACAATATTTTGGGCAATAGGAAATGGATCTGGTGTAATAGCAAAACATGCCGAGGATTGTGGAAAGGAAGTTGGAATTGTCGTTCCATTTGAGGATAGTAATTTTGGAGAG TTGACTGTGAGCCTTGTACTAAAAGAATGGCAATTTTCTGATG GTTCGATCAGCTTGGGTAACTCTGTCATAAGCAGATCTCAACCTTCCTTTTACGGTTCACCAAATCTTCAATTGAGGACTGGGAGGAAATTGAAAGTTGCAGTAGCGGAAGGTAGGAATCtatttgtgaaggaaaaatcCGGAAAATGCGACCCCTATGTAAAACTCCAATATGGAAAG ACTCTCTACAGAACAAAGGCGCTCTCTCATACCTTGTTTCCTGTTTGGAACcaaaaatttgagtttgatgAAATAGCAGGCGGTGAGTATCTCATGATCAAATGCCTAAGTTCAGAAATCTTTGGTGATGAGAACATTGGAAGTGCTCGAGTGAACTTGGAGGGGATTTCGGAAGATTCTTGTCGAGATGTGTGGGTTCCCCTTGAAAAAGTGAGCTCGGGTGAGATAAGGCTCCAGATAGAGGCTGTAAAGAACGAGGACAATGAAGGACCGAAG AATTCAGCTACCAGTTACGGAAGTGGCTGGATCGAGCTAGTCCTCATTGAAGCTAGAGACCTTGTCGCTGCTGATTTAAGAGGAACTAGTGATCCTTACGTGAGAGTGCAATATGGGAATACAAAGAAACGGACTAAG GTGGTGCACAAGACACTTAATCCGCATTGGAACCAAACCCTTGAGTTTCCCGACACAGGGAAACCTTTGGTCCTATATGTGAAAGATCATAATGCCGTACTACCAACCTCAAGTATAGGCCATTGCACTGTTGAATATCAGGGGCTGGCCCCAAACCAGACAGCCGACAAATGGATACCGCTTCAAGGCGTAAGAAGTGGAGAGATTCATGTGCAAGTTACAAGAAAAATTCCAGAACTAGAGAAGAAAATCACCATAGAGACCGATAGTTCTCCATTAACCAAAGGTCATACGGTGTCGGTGCAG ATGAGAGATCTATTAAAGAAACTGGGAGGCTTCGTGGAGGATGGTGATCTCGAGGGGCTGTCTCTGGCGCTGAGTGAAGTTGAAACTGTCGAGGACGCCCAGGAGGAATACATTCTTCAGCTTGAGAGGGAGAAGGCATTACTACTTAGTAAGGTTAGCGAACTCGACCACGAGATCAGTAGGACTTCGTCGAGCCCTGCAAACATACTATTCTGA